One segment of Falco biarmicus isolate bFalBia1 chromosome 12, bFalBia1.pri, whole genome shotgun sequence DNA contains the following:
- the CAPN11 gene encoding LOW QUALITY PROTEIN: calpain-11 (The sequence of the model RefSeq protein was modified relative to this genomic sequence to represent the inferred CDS: deleted 1 base in 1 codon) produces the protein MMPFGGMAARLQRDRLRAEGVGQHDNAIKYLNQDYEALKQECIESGTLFRDPQFPAGPSALGFKELGPHSSKTRGVVWKRPSELVDDPQFIVGGATRTDICQGALGDCWLLAAIGSLTLNEELLHRVVPHGQSFQEDYAGIFHFQIWQFGEWVDVVVDDQLPTKDGELLFVHSAECTEFWSALLEKAYAKLNGCYESLSGGSTTEGFEDFTGGVAEMYDLKRPPRNMGHIIRKALERGSLLGCSIDITSAFDMEAVTFKKLVKGHAYSVTAFRDVNYRGQQEQLIRIRNPWGQVEWTGAWSDGSSEWDNIDPDDREELQLKMEDGEFWMSFRDFMREFSRLEICNLTPDALTKDELSRWHTQVFEGTWRRGSTAGGCRNHPATFWINPQFKIKLLEEDDDPGDDEVACSFLVALMQKHRRRERRVGGDMHTIGFAVYEVPEEAQGSQPVHLKKDFFLRNQSRARSETFINLREVSNQIRLPPGEYIVVPSTFEPHKEADFILRVFTEKQSDTAELDEEISADLADEEEITEDDIEDGFKNMFQQLAGEDMEISVFELRTILNRVIARHKDLKTDGFSLDSCRNMVNLMDKDGSARLGLVEFQILWNKIRSWLGIFRQHDLDKSGTMSSYEMRMALESAGFKLNNKLHQVVVARYADADMGVDFDNFVCCLVKLEAMFRFFRSMDPEGTGTAVMNLSEWLLLTMCG, from the exons ATGATGCCCTTTGGTGGGATGGCTGCCCGTCTGCAAAGGGACCGCCTGAGAGCCGAAGGCGTTGGCCAACACGACAACGCTATCAAATACCTCAACCAGGACTATGAGGCCCTCAAACAGGAGTGCATTGAGAGCGGCACCCTCTTTAGGGACCCCCAGTTCCCAGCCGGCCCCTCTGCCCTCGGATTCAAGGAGCTGGGGCCACATTCCAGCAAGACGCGGGGGGTGGTGTGGAAGCGTCCATCG GAATTAGTGGATGACCCGCAGTTCATCGTTGGCGGTGCAACCCGGACAGACATCTGCCAGGGGGCTCTGG gtgactgctggctgctggctgccatcGGCTCCCTCACGCTCAATGAGGAGCTCCTGCACCGTGTGGTGCCCCACGGGCAGAGCTTCCAGGAGGACTATGCTGGCATCTTCCACttccag ATCTGGCAGTTTGGTGAATGGGTGGATGTGGTAGTGGATGACCAGCTGCCCACCAAGGACGGGGAGCTCCTGTTTGTCCACTCGGCAGAGTGCACCGAGTTCTGGAGTGCTCTGCTGGAGAAGGCCTATGCCAA GCTGAACGGCTGCTATGAGTCGCTGTCAGGGGGCAGCACCACCGAGGGCTTCGAGGACTTCACCGGCGGCGTGGCAGAGATGTATGACCTCAAGCGGCCGCCGCGCAACATGGGCCACATCATCCGCAAGGCGCTGGAGAGAGGTTCCCTGCTGGGCTGCTCCATCGAC ATCACAAGTGCCTTTGATATGGAAGCAGTGACCTTCaagaagctggtgaagggccATGCCTATTCTGTCACAGCCTTCAGAGAT GTGAACTACCGGggacagcaggagcagctcatCCGCATCAGGAACCCCTGGGGTCAGGTGGAGTGGACCGGAGCCTGGAGCGATGG CTCCTCTGAGTGGGACAACATTGACCCTGATgacagggaagagctgcagctgaagaTGGAGGATGGAGAGTTCTG GATGTCTTTCCGGGACTTCATGAGGGAGTTCTCCAGGCTGGAGATTTGCAACCTGACCCCCGATGCCCTCACCAAGGACGAGCTCAGCAGATGGCACACACAGGTGTTTGAGGGCACGTGGCGCCGGGGGAgcactgctgggggctgcaggaaTCACCCAG cCACATTCTGGATCAACCCCCAGTTTAAGATCAAGCTGCTGGAAGAGGATGACGACCCTGGGGACGACGAGGTAGCCTGCAGCTTTCTGGTGGCTCTGATGCAGAAGcaccggcggcgg gagcggcgggtCGGGGGCGACATGCACACCATTGGCTTCGCTGTCTACGAG gTTCCTGAGGAG GCCCAGGGCAGCCAGCCTGTGCACTTGAAGAAGGACTTCTTCCTGCGAAACCAGTCACGGGCACGGTCTGAGACCTTCATCAACCTGCGGGAGGTGAGCAACCAGATCCGGCTGCCCCCGGGCGAGTACATCGTTGTGCCCTCAACTTTTGAGCCACATAAGGAGGCCGACTTCATCCTGCGGGTCTTCACTGAGAAGCAGTCAGACACAGC GGAGCTGGATGAGGAGATCTCGGCAGATCTGGCAGATGAG GAGGAAATAACTGAGGATGACATAGAGGATGGCTTCAAGAACATGttccagcagctggcaggggag gacATGGAAATCAGTGTCTTCGAGCTCCGAACTATTCTGAACAGAGTCATCGCTAGAC ACAAAGATCTGAAGACAGATGGGTTCAGCCTGGACTCCTGCCGCAATATGGTCAACCTGATGGAT AAAGATGGCAGTGCCCGCCTCGGGCTGGTGGAGTTCCAGATCCTGTGGAACAAGATCCGCAGCTGGCTG GGAATCTTCCGCCAACACGACCTGGATAAGTCGGGCACCATGAGCTCCTATGAAATGCGCATGGCTCTAGAGTCAGCCG